GTCACCCACCAGGGGCGGACGGCGCTGCTCGACAGCCTCACCGGCGGCGGCTTCACCGTTCTGGCCCACGGCCGGCAGAGCGTCGATGCACTCGACGACGCCGACCGCGCCTTCCGCCGGAGCATCCGCGCCACCGTCGTGGCCCTGTACGCCGACGACGCCCCCTCGGACGGATACCTCGACGCCGACGGCGGCTACCTCCCTCACACCCCCCCGAAGATCCTCCGAGGACCGCATGGACAAGACAGTCCCGACCGCGGCCCAGGCCGTGGCCGACATCGGCGACGGCGCCTCACTGGCCGTCGGCGGATTCGGCCTGTGCGGTGTACCCACCGCCCTCATCGACGCCCTCCACGCCCAAGGAACGGATGCGCTGCGAGTGGTGTCCAACAACTGCGGCACCGACGACCACGGCCTGGGCATCCTTCTTCCTCGCCGCCACCGCCGCACCGGTCGAGGTTCCCGCACCGGTGGGCGTGTCGACCTGAAGCCTGGTCCGCACGCCCGACCATCGACCGGGCCGGAGGGCATGACGCTGACCGGCGTCGCGGGACGGGCCGGCGCTCAGCGTGGTGGTGTCAGGTGGGGAGTCCGATGGCGCGTTCGCCGGTGCGGCGCTGCTGGATGACGACGGCGATGACGAGGAGGGCGCCTTGGGCGACGTTCTGCCAGAAGGAGTTGATGCCTTGGACGGTGAGGCCGTTCTCGAGTGCGCCGAGGAGGGCGACGGCGAGGAGGGTTCCGCCGATGCCGCCCTTGCCGCCGCGCAGGGCGCAGCCACCGAGGGCGGCGGCGGTGATGGCTTTGAGTTCGAGGCCTTCGCTGCCGGAGGTGGGTTGGCCGGAGCCGGTGCGGGCGGTGAGGAGGATGCCGGCGATGGCGGCGATGGTGCCGATGAGGGCGTAGACGGCGATGAGGTATTTGTTGATGTTGATGCCGGCGAGGCGGGCGGCGGTGTCGTTGCCGCCGATGGCGTAGATGTTGCGGCCGATGTCGGTGTATTTGAGGAGGAGGTGGACGGCGAGGGAGGTGAGGATGAGGATCCAGACCATGACGGGCAGGCCGGCGATCTTGCCGCGGCCGAGGAAGACGAAGACGTCGTTGTTGAGGACGTAGCCCTGGGCGCGGCCGTTGGAGATGAGCTGGGCGAGGCCCTTGTAGGCGGCGAGGCCGGCGAGGGTGGCGATGGTGGGGTTGACGCGTCCGTAGACGATGATCACGCCGTTGAGGATGCCGATGAGGATGCCGACGCCGATGGCGGCGGCCATGCCGGCGTAGGGGTTGGAGCCGGCGGAGGTGAAGGCCATGGCGGAGACGACGGAGGCGACGCCTGCTTGGGAGCCGACGGAGATGTCGAGGCCGCCGCAGATGATGACGACGGTTTGGACGACGGCGAGGAGGCCGGTGATGGTGGCGGCTTCGGCGATGACCTGCATGTTGTCGAGGGTGAGGTAGTTGTCGTTCAGGACGCCGAAGAGGGTGAGAACGACGACGAGGGCGCCGATCAGGCTGAGGTTCTGGCCGCCGATGGAGGTCAGGATCGTCAGTGGGTTGGGGGTCTTGCGCTGTTCGGGACCGCTGTCGGTGGTTGGGCGGGTGGTCGTGGTGCTCATGCGGATGCTCCAGGGGCGGGGGCGATGTCGTCGGCCATGGCCAGGTTGAGGATGGCTTCTTCGGTGGCCTCGGCGCGGTCGAGTTCGCCGGTGATTCGGCCGTTCTGCATGACGAGGATGCGGTCGGCGAGTCCGAGGATTTCGGGGAGTTCGGAGGAGATGACGAGCACGGCGACGCCTTCTTCGGCGAGGTCGGCGATGATGCGGTAGATCTCGGCTTTGGCGCCGACGTCGATGCCGCGGGTGGGCTCGTCCAGGATGAGGACCTTGGGTTTGCGGGCGAGCCAGCGGGCGAGGACGACCTTCTGCTGGTTGCCGCCGGAGAGTTTGCGGACCTCGTGTTCGATGGAGGGGGTGCGTACTCGCAGTCGGTCGGTGTATTCCTGGGCGAGTTCGCGCTCGGCGGCGCGGCGCACGAAGCGAAAGCGGCGCAGGCGCTCCAGCACGACGAGTGAGGTGTTGTCGCGGATCGAGCGGTGCAGGAACAGGGCCTGGGCCTTGCGCTCCTCGGGGGCCAGGCCCAGGCCGGCACGGATGACCGCTCCGGGTTTGCCGGGGGGCAGGCGCTGTCCGTCGAGGGTGACGGTGCCGGAGTGGATCGGCAGGTCGCCGGCCAGGGCGAGGGCGAGTTCGGAGCGTCCGGCGCCGATGAGTCCGGCCAGGCCGACCACCTCGCCGGCGCGGATCTGCAGGCTGACGTCGTGGACGGCGTCGGTGGTGACCCCCTGGACGTCGAGGACCAGGCGGTCGGTGGCCACGTGGGTACGGGAGAACATGGTGGACAGGTCGCGGCCCACCATGAGGCGTACCAGTTCGCCCTCGGTGGTGGCGTGGGCGTCCTGGACGCCGGCGAGGGCGCCGTCGCGCAGCACGGCGATGCGGTCGGCGAGTTGGAAGATCTCCTGCATGCGGTGCGAGACGTAGACGACGGCGACGCCCTCGTCACGCAGGCGGCGGATCAGCGTGAACAGTGCCTCGACCTCGTGCTCGGAGAGGGAGGAGGTGGGTTCGTCGAAGGCGATGACCTTCGCGTCGCCGGTCAGCGCCCGCAGGATCTCCACCAGTTGCCGCTGCGCGGGTGTGAGTCGGGAGCCGAGCAGTGCGGGGTCGAGGACCTTGTCGAAGCCGTAGCGTCGCAGGTCCGCGGTGATACGCCGGCGCAGTTCGGCGCGGTCCAGGCGTCGTGCGGCCGTGCGGGGCAGGGAGCCGGCGTAGACGTTCTCGGCGACGGAGACGTGCGGGATGATCTCGGGTTCCTGCGGGATGATCCGGATGCCGGCGCGGCGCGCCTCGGTCGGCGAGGAGAACTGGACGGCCCTGCCGTCCAGGACCACGTGGCCTTCGGTGGGCTGGTGGTCACCGGTGAGGATCTTCAGCAGGGTCGACTTGCCCGCGCCGTTCTCGCCCATGAGGGCGGTGATCTGACCGGCGGGAAAGTCCAGGGTGACGGCACTGAGAGCCTGCACCGGGCCGAACCGCTTGGAGACACCCCGCACACCGGCACTGCCGACACCCGGTGCGGCAGGCGGTGCGGCGGGCGGACGGGGGTCCGGATTCGTGTCGTGCGCGCTACTCATGGTGGTCACCTTCTGGATGCGCGGGAGAACGGGAGGAGCCCGGCCCGAAGGGGCCGGTGAGTCAGCGGCGGGGCACCGCCCCGACCCCGCCGAGCGGCGGGTCGCCGCCCCGACCCCGCCCGGGGGGCGGGCTGTCGGGGCGGCGACTGTCGGGCCCCCGCGGGGGCCGCGGTCCTGACCGACGGTCAGCTGCAGGAGACGCCGGCGGACTTCCAGGTGCTCGCGTCGACCATGGTGGTGGGCGCGAACGCCTCCTTCGGGAAGTCCTTGCTGTTCTTGAGCTTGTCGTACATGGTCTGCACCGCGAGGGCGCCGACGTCCTTGCCGTTGATGAACAGGGCCGCCTTCATGCCCGAGGGCTTGTCACCGCTCCAGTCCTTGCAGGCCAGGTAGGCGCCCAGGCCCACACCGATCACGCTGTCCGCGCCGATGCCCGCGTTCTGCAGGGCCGTGACGCCACCCTGCACGTTCTCGTCGTTGCAGCCCCACAGCACCCAGTGCTTCACCCCGGCGTTCGCGGTGATCGTCGCGGCGACCTTGTCCTGCGCGCCGGTAGGAGTGTTGTCCGTCGCCACATCGATGTTCTGCACGCCGGGGACAGCCGCGTCGAACGCGGCCTTGGCCGCCTTCACCCGGTCACCGCAGACCGTCACGTCCTGCTTCCACGCGGAGAGCGTCCGGGTGTCCGCCGCACTCCAACCGGCCTTCTGGAACTCGGCCGCCGCACGCTTACCCACCTCGGTACCCATCTGCTGGCCCGAGAAGCCGATACGGGCGACAAGATCGTCCTTACCGCAGCTCGACGGATCCGGGCCGGTCGTGCAGATCTGGTCGTCCGAGGTCAACAGCGCCACCTTGCCGTCCTTCGCGGTCTGCACGACCTGCGGACCCACCGCCGGGTCCGGCACCACGATGATGATGCCGTTGGCCTTCTGCGCGACCGCCGACTGCACCTCACTGACCGTCTTGTTCGCGTCGTTGCCGAGGTTCACGACCTTCAGGTCCACCCCCAACTCGGCGGCCTTCGCCTTCGCACCCGCCGCCTCACCGACGAAGTACTCCTGGTCACCCTGCTTCTGCAGATAAGTGATCGAGATCTTGCCGCTCACCGGCGCCGAAGGGGCGGCATCCGACTTCGCCGACTCCTGCCCCGTCGAACAGGCAGTGGTCAGACCGAGAACGAGCAGCAAACCGGTAGCAGCGACGGTGCTGCGGGTGGTGCGGAACATGGACAGCTCCTTGAGCACGCGCCG
The sequence above is drawn from the Kitasatospora sp. NBC_00315 genome and encodes:
- a CDS encoding ABC transporter permease, yielding MSTTTTRPTTDSGPEQRKTPNPLTILTSIGGQNLSLIGALVVVLTLFGVLNDNYLTLDNMQVIAEAATITGLLAVVQTVVIICGGLDISVGSQAGVASVVSAMAFTSAGSNPYAGMAAAIGVGILIGILNGVIIVYGRVNPTIATLAGLAAYKGLAQLISNGRAQGYVLNNDVFVFLGRGKIAGLPVMVWILILTSLAVHLLLKYTDIGRNIYAIGGNDTAARLAGININKYLIAVYALIGTIAAIAGILLTARTGSGQPTSGSEGLELKAITAAALGGCALRGGKGGIGGTLLAVALLGALENGLTVQGINSFWQNVAQGALLVIAVVIQQRRTGERAIGLPT
- a CDS encoding sugar ABC transporter ATP-binding protein, whose protein sequence is MSSAHDTNPDPRPPAAPPAAPGVGSAGVRGVSKRFGPVQALSAVTLDFPAGQITALMGENGAGKSTLLKILTGDHQPTEGHVVLDGRAVQFSSPTEARRAGIRIIPQEPEIIPHVSVAENVYAGSLPRTAARRLDRAELRRRITADLRRYGFDKVLDPALLGSRLTPAQRQLVEILRALTGDAKVIAFDEPTSSLSEHEVEALFTLIRRLRDEGVAVVYVSHRMQEIFQLADRIAVLRDGALAGVQDAHATTEGELVRLMVGRDLSTMFSRTHVATDRLVLDVQGVTTDAVHDVSLQIRAGEVVGLAGLIGAGRSELALALAGDLPIHSGTVTLDGQRLPPGKPGAVIRAGLGLAPEERKAQALFLHRSIRDNTSLVVLERLRRFRFVRRAAERELAQEYTDRLRVRTPSIEHEVRKLSGGNQQKVVLARWLARKPKVLILDEPTRGIDVGAKAEIYRIIADLAEEGVAVLVISSELPEILGLADRILVMQNGRITGELDRAEATEEAILNLAMADDIAPAPGASA
- a CDS encoding substrate-binding domain-containing protein, whose protein sequence is MFRTTRSTVAATGLLLVLGLTTACSTGQESAKSDAAPSAPVSGKISITYLQKQGDQEYFVGEAAGAKAKAAELGVDLKVVNLGNDANKTVSEVQSAVAQKANGIIIVVPDPAVGPQVVQTAKDGKVALLTSDDQICTTGPDPSSCGKDDLVARIGFSGQQMGTEVGKRAAAEFQKAGWSAADTRTLSAWKQDVTVCGDRVKAAKAAFDAAVPGVQNIDVATDNTPTGAQDKVAATITANAGVKHWVLWGCNDENVQGGVTALQNAGIGADSVIGVGLGAYLACKDWSGDKPSGMKAALFINGKDVGALAVQTMYDKLKNSKDFPKEAFAPTTMVDASTWKSAGVSCS